From the Vanessa cardui chromosome 18, ilVanCard2.1, whole genome shotgun sequence genome, one window contains:
- the LOC124537422 gene encoding pupal cuticle protein 20-like, with the protein MNYLIVLTLVSAAAAARLENIYLPPNSGSSSGANAGLRTPFGSDSVSSASASSQAEILRYENEIDEQGWHYAYETSDGTKAEQNGRVLPGSVPEEGSLQVSGAFSYIGDDGQTYSVSYTADENGFHPTGDHLPTPPPIPEEILKSLQLTAGNDGQYSSQKSSYDADAGY; encoded by the exons ATGAACTAC CTCATCGTCCTGACCCTGGTCTCAGCGGCAGCTGCAGCTCGCCTTGAAAACATCTATCTCCCACCCAATTCTGGTTCATCAAGCGGTGCCAACGCTGGTCTCAGAACGCCATTTGGATCAGATTCAGTGTCATCAGCGTCAGCAAGCAGCCAGGCTGAGATCTTGAGATACGAGAACGAGATCGACGAACAAGGATGGCACTACGCATATGAAACCAGTGATGGAACTAAAGCTGAACAAAATG gtCGCGTCCTCCCTGGATCAGTACCTGAAGAAGGTTCCCTTCAAGTATCAGGCGCGTTCTCCTACATAGGGGATGACGGTCAGACCTACTCCGTGAGCTACACAGCTGATGAGAATGGCTTCCATCCCACTGGTGATCACCTTCCCACACCACCACCAATTCCAGAGGAAATTTTGAAGAGCTTGCAATTGACTGCTGGAAATGATG gtcAATACAGCAGTCAGAAGAGCAGCTATGATGCGGATGCTGGATATTAA